From Ignavibacteria bacterium, the proteins below share one genomic window:
- the hpt gene encoding hypoxanthine phosphoribosyltransferase, translating into MSYNSDKIHIDGDVFEVLLSEEKIGSRVAELGKQLSKDYKDSLPIFIGVLNGSVIFFADLIRNISIDCEVDFLKLSSYGDAKISSGKVTLLKELNCQIENRDIVIVEDIVDTGLSIDYMKKLIEDHNPRSIKVVTLLHKSEATKYNVKLDYIGFIIPNKFVIGYGLDHSQKYRNLKSIYALINGK; encoded by the coding sequence TTGAGTTACAATAGTGATAAAATCCATATTGATGGAGATGTGTTTGAAGTTCTTCTCAGTGAAGAAAAAATAGGCAGCAGAGTTGCCGAACTCGGTAAACAGTTGAGTAAAGACTATAAAGATAGTCTCCCGATATTCATCGGCGTCCTAAACGGATCGGTAATATTTTTTGCTGATTTAATTCGAAACATTTCTATCGATTGCGAAGTAGATTTTCTGAAACTTTCCAGTTACGGCGATGCCAAAATTTCAAGCGGAAAAGTTACCCTCTTGAAAGAATTGAACTGTCAAATTGAAAATAGAGACATTGTGATTGTTGAAGATATTGTGGATACTGGATTATCAATTGATTATATGAAGAAACTAATTGAGGATCATAATCCGCGTTCGATAAAAGTTGTTACATTGCTTCACAAGTCTGAAGCAACAAAATATAATGTTAAATTAGATTACATTGGTTTTATTATTCCAAATAAATTTGTGATCGGTTACGGACTCGACCATTCTCAGAAGTATCGTAACTTGAAATCAATATATGCTTTAATTAATGGTAAATAG
- a CDS encoding ATP-dependent metallopeptidase FtsH/Yme1/Tma family protein, which translates to MSEEQKKQDNKKEQKNLFQNKGKKPEFKKGNENFDWSKILRLVFGWGGVIVAAIIVMQMFRSNEVSEVEINYPEYLRLLNEDKIESAVISKSEINNYYFHGKLKEEELLKVTKDRSVKSKKFMVFIPEAGSVENINLWKEKKIDFTFEEKDSSWWTAILTILPWIIIFGVWILIMRRMQGGGGGSRGIFNFGKSRAKVFNENMPKVTFKDVAGADEAKYELQEIIEFLKEPNKFQALGGRIPRGVLLLGPPGTGKTLLARAVAGEAGVPFFSISGADFVEMFVGVGASRVRDLFEQGKKSAPCLVFIDEIDAVGRQRGAGLGGGHDEREQTLNQLLIEMDGFEQNSGVIIIAATNRPDILDPALLRPGRFDRQVVVDRPDVKGREGILKVHTRKIPLGPDVDVAVLAKGTPGLSGADLANLVNEAALLAARKSKKQVEMNDFEEAKDKVMMGMERKSLIISEKEKEMTAYHETGHVLVAKMIPEADPVHKVTIIPRGRALGVTTYLPIDEKHTYSKAYLEAMITYALGGRAAELLIFDQLTTGAGNDIERSTQIARKMVCEWGMSEKLGPLAYGSRDEEVFLGREITRHKDFSEKTAQKIDEEVSTIIEKCMKRAEKTLKENINHLHRIAKCLLDREILDGEEIDKLLKGEELPPVVKKENNDTDVPDHVKKLMDSRNPKSDAAESKPVEKKIKEPKQ; encoded by the coding sequence ATGAGTGAAGAACAAAAAAAACAAGACAATAAAAAAGAACAGAAAAATCTCTTTCAGAATAAAGGTAAGAAGCCGGAATTTAAAAAAGGAAATGAGAACTTTGACTGGTCAAAAATTCTAAGACTCGTTTTCGGATGGGGCGGAGTAATTGTTGCAGCGATCATAGTGATGCAAATGTTTCGCTCCAATGAAGTAAGCGAAGTTGAGATCAATTATCCAGAATATCTCAGACTTCTCAACGAAGATAAAATCGAAAGTGCAGTCATCTCAAAATCGGAGATCAACAATTACTACTTTCACGGTAAACTTAAAGAAGAAGAACTGCTGAAAGTCACTAAAGACCGGTCAGTTAAAAGTAAAAAGTTTATGGTGTTTATTCCTGAAGCTGGTTCAGTTGAGAATATTAATTTGTGGAAGGAAAAGAAAATAGATTTCACATTTGAAGAAAAAGATTCTTCATGGTGGACAGCCATTTTAACAATTCTTCCATGGATAATAATTTTTGGCGTGTGGATTTTAATTATGCGCCGCATGCAAGGAGGCGGCGGCGGATCTCGCGGGATTTTTAACTTCGGTAAAAGCCGTGCAAAGGTTTTTAATGAAAATATGCCGAAGGTTACTTTCAAAGATGTCGCTGGAGCGGATGAAGCAAAATACGAACTGCAGGAAATAATTGAATTTCTGAAGGAACCAAATAAATTTCAAGCGCTTGGCGGAAGAATACCGCGAGGCGTTTTGCTGCTTGGACCTCCTGGAACTGGAAAAACACTTCTTGCGCGCGCAGTTGCCGGTGAAGCTGGCGTTCCTTTCTTCTCGATCAGCGGTGCTGACTTTGTTGAAATGTTCGTAGGTGTCGGTGCAAGTCGTGTCAGAGATTTATTCGAACAAGGAAAGAAGAGTGCACCATGTTTAGTTTTCATCGATGAAATTGATGCAGTAGGTCGTCAGCGCGGTGCTGGTCTTGGCGGAGGCCATGATGAGCGCGAACAGACTTTAAACCAGTTATTGATCGAGATGGATGGATTTGAACAGAACAGTGGTGTAATAATTATCGCAGCTACGAATAGACCAGATATTTTAGATCCTGCTTTACTCAGACCTGGTCGATTCGATCGGCAAGTTGTCGTTGATCGACCTGATGTAAAGGGGAGAGAAGGCATTTTAAAAGTTCACACAAGAAAAATCCCTCTCGGACCGGATGTTGATGTTGCAGTTCTTGCAAAGGGAACTCCTGGATTGTCCGGTGCTGATCTTGCCAATCTGGTAAACGAAGCAGCACTGCTTGCCGCACGCAAAAGCAAAAAGCAAGTGGAGATGAACGATTTTGAAGAAGCAAAAGATAAAGTAATGATGGGAATGGAACGTAAGAGTCTCATCATTTCTGAAAAAGAAAAAGAAATGACAGCTTATCACGAGACTGGACACGTGCTTGTGGCAAAAATGATTCCGGAAGCCGATCCGGTTCACAAAGTTACTATCATTCCTCGCGGACGTGCACTTGGTGTAACTACTTATCTGCCAATTGATGAGAAACACACTTATTCGAAAGCGTATCTCGAAGCAATGATAACTTATGCACTTGGTGGCCGTGCGGCAGAACTTCTGATTTTTGATCAGCTTACAACAGGTGCAGGTAATGATATTGAACGTTCAACTCAGATTGCGAGAAAGATGGTTTGTGAATGGGGAATGAGTGAGAAATTAGGACCGCTTGCATATGGTTCGAGAGATGAAGAAGTTTTTCTAGGTAGGGAAATTACTCGTCACAAAGATTTTAGTGAGAAGACTGCGCAAAAAATTGATGAAGAAGTTTCAACGATCATCGAAAAATGTATGAAGCGGGCTGAAAAAACCTTAAAAGAAAATATTAATCATCTCCATAGGATCGCAAAATGTCTTCTCGATAGAGAAATACTTGATGGCGAAGAAATTGATAAGCTGCTAAAGGGCGAAGAATTGCCTCCGGTCGTTAAGAAAGAAAATAACGATACTGACGTTCCTGACCATGTGAAAAAGTTAATGGACTCACGCAATCCAAAAAGTGATGCAGCTGAATCAAAGCCAGTTGAAAAAAAAATTAAGGAGCCGAAGCAATAG
- a CDS encoding dolichol kinase, with amino-acid sequence MNDSAATIDYKSEIIRKLIHLMSLSMPIIYFYISKETALYILIPLTLAFLVVDVIRYYNPHVGSLFYTIFGFLLRKHERDEKKKRLNGATNILISAIICVLIFPKLLFVTAFAVLIVSDISSALMGRKFGKKRFLAKSLVGFNAFIISGLIVVLFTPKVDYLTSEYFIGFVGVFFGGLAESSHLKIDDNLSVPISIGVVMWILYALLLPSINVYHFG; translated from the coding sequence ATGAATGATTCTGCCGCAACGATTGATTATAAAAGCGAGATAATTCGGAAGCTCATCCATTTGATGTCGCTTTCGATGCCAATAATCTATTTCTATATTTCTAAAGAAACTGCATTATATATTTTAATTCCGCTGACACTCGCATTTTTAGTTGTTGATGTTATTCGATATTACAATCCGCATGTTGGAAGTCTTTTTTATACAATTTTCGGTTTCCTCTTAAGAAAACACGAACGTGATGAAAAGAAAAAACGACTTAATGGAGCAACAAATATTTTAATTTCTGCAATTATCTGTGTTTTAATTTTCCCGAAACTTTTATTTGTAACCGCATTTGCTGTCTTGATTGTATCAGATATTTCATCTGCTTTGATGGGAAGAAAATTCGGGAAGAAAAGATTTTTAGCTAAAAGTCTTGTTGGATTTAATGCATTCATCATTTCAGGGCTTATTGTAGTTCTATTTACTCCAAAAGTTGATTACTTAACCTCTGAATATTTTATCGGCTTTGTGGGAGTTTTTTTTGGAGGATTGGCAGAATCGTCCCACTTAAAAATTGATGACAACCTTTCCGTTCCGATTTCAATTGGTGTAGTTATGTGGATTCTATATGCGCTTCTTTTACCTTCAATAAATGTTTATCATTTTGGATAA